In Lachancea thermotolerans CBS 6340 chromosome H complete sequence, a single genomic region encodes these proteins:
- the PPQ1 gene encoding protein-serine/threonine phosphatase (similar to uniprot|P32945 Saccharomyces cerevisiae YPL179W PPQ1 Putative protein serine/threonine phosphatase null mutation enhances efficiency of translational suppressors) produces MGNSPSKSNYAIPSTKTASATTQGLTTTGDDLNSNEPNDPDDSRSLPTQVIKIHKVAPGEPKNNVIPSAAASGRGARRKSPAAYDLEIDMSFAKALSATTSSQGSSSGSSSGSSSGSHDSNMTPPSYSTDSSFLNYSFPDEPQTPGSANGAPVAASLPPIKEEMAVTASLVRRNRLQQRGHPHIPHDRNAAPPVILKRYAHDLQSTEHLDIDDVIEKLLKIGETRYYQAKEFPFSSWKVQLICARARELFLEQPSLLRLQAPIKIVGDVHGQFTDLMRILKLSGVPPNTSYLFLGDYVDRGKQSLETMLLLLCYKIKFPDRFFMLRGNHESANVTKMYGFYDECKRRLSTKCWKMFVDVFNTLPLAAVVQDKIFCVHGGISPDLKDLGQIERIARPTDIPEEGLFTDLLWSDPDPQVSDWSVNDRGVSVTFGKRNVLDFCSRFNFDLIIRGHMVVEDGYEFFARKKFVTVFSAPNYCGEFQNWGAVMSVTTGLMCSFELLKPHGAKGGAAHKHKG; encoded by the coding sequence ATGGGAAACAGCCCGTCTAAATCCAACTATGCCATACCGAGTACGAAGACAGCCAGCGCTACCACACAGGGTCTAACGACCACCGGCGATGACCTCAACAGCAACGAACCTAACGACCCCGATGATAGTAGGTCCCTACCTACTCAAGTTATAAAGATCCACAAAGTGGCTCCTGGCGAGCCCAAAAACAATGTTATCCCCTCTGCCGCGGCCagcggccgcggcgcgcggcgcaAAAGCCCCGCCGCGTACGACCTAGAGATCGACATGTCGTTCGCGAAGGCTCTGAGTGCCACTACGAGCTCCCAGGGCTCCAGCTCCGGTTCGAGCTCGggctcaagctcaggctcGCACGACAGCAACATGACTCCGCCCTCTTACTCGACGGACTCCTCATTCCTCAACTACAGCTTCCCCGATGAGCCCCAGACGCCCGGGAGTGCCAACGGCGCGCCCGTGGCCGCCTCGCTGCCTCCAATCAAGGAGGAGATGGCGGTGACTGCGTCGCTCGTACGCAGAAACCGCCTCCAGCAACGCGGGCACCCGCACATCCCGCACGACCGCAACGCCGCGCCGCCCGTGATCCTCAAACGCTACGCGCACGACCTGCAGTCCACGGAGCATCTCGACATCGACGATGTGATTGAGAAGTTACTCAAGATCGGCGAAACAAGGTACTACCAGGCCAAGGAGTTTCCCTTTAGTTCCTGGAAGGTGCAGCTGATctgcgcccgcgcccgTGAGCTGTTTCTCGAACAGCCCTCGCTGCTGCGCCTTCAGGCTCCAATCAAGATTGTCGGTGACGTGCACGGCCAGTTCACTGACCTGATGCGGATTCTAAAGCTCTCCGGCGTGCCTCCCAATACCAGCTATCTTTTCCTGGGTGACTACGTTGACCGGGGCAAGCAGTCCCTGGAGACTATGCTTCTGCTGCTATGCTACAAGATCAAGTTCCCCGACAGATTCTTCATGCTGCGCGGGAACCACGAATCCGCGAACGTGACCAAGATGTACGGTTTTTACGATGAGTGCAAGCGCAGGCTATCGACCAAGTGCTGGAAAATGTTCGTGGACGTCTTCAACACCCTTCCGCTGGCCGCCGTCGTTCAGGACAAGATTTTCTGTGTGCACGGCGGTATTTCGCCCGACCTCAAGGACTTGGGCCAGATTGAGCGTATTGCGCGCCCCACTGACATCCCCGAAGAGGGATTGTTCACCGACCTGTTATGGAGTGATCCAGACCCCCAGGTTTCGGACTGGTCCGTCAATGACCGCGGCGTTTCCGTCACTTTCGGAAAGCGGAACGTTCTTGATTTCTGCTCCAGGTTCAACTTCGACCTGATCATCCGTGGCCACATGGTTGTTGAAGACGGCTACGAGTTTTTTGCCCGCAAGAAATTCGTCACTGTATTCTCTGCGCCGAACTACTGCGGCGAGTTTCAGAACTGGGGAGCTGTCATGAGCGTTACTACAGGTCTCATGTGCAGCTTTGAACTTCTAAAGCCTCATGGCGCCAAGGGCGGCGCCGCACACAAGCACAAGGGCTAA
- the PAN2 gene encoding poly(A)-specific ribonuclease (similar to uniprot|P53010 Saccharomyces cerevisiae YGL094C PAN2 Essential subunit of the Pan2p-Pan3p poly(A)-ribonuclease complex which acts to control poly(A) tail length and regulate the stoichiometry and activity of postreplication repair complexes) has protein sequence MNNWQLTFQSPVDLTEHLRKPYLLYDERDKNVTRTMFDEHANLVWAGDTYGRISSYDPSYSLYTRYAGHIGGLPVVDMLSHPGGVMSLSADSIHFASRQGVTRLNLTSADIAQLCEMKAMCFSSIAGNHVYCAGSNSGSGIIDIDLQKGALFNNIDYASKVKMMRSDNKTILIGKQTGTIDLLDQSSNQLIRSFAAHSATISDMDLRDNTLVTVGKSRRFNQMCSDPFVNVYDLRMMRQLTPVAFSHNQNIGSSGSAGADFVRLHPVLPTVMTVASTSGAFDFIDLADPTLRSQYCHPCHSISQFQLSPSGDYIAVLEHDNTISTWSRSGGMSGFTNSSAILEYPDYPDDGPPGNVSVNDESYPLSSVGMPYYSEKLLSSWPHVIFRSGGTLPRKMQDSGGLIQTPSSRLFQLSTHNSQTYSLVPYNTAKYGRRNVMRPYKSLRERKKKLLITDEDGTDKRELMRYKALNDYEVPPAYTKLQMVYGKYGVEDFDFKAFNKTQLSGLECDIENSYTNAILQLYRFVPEFYNFVVSCLREEPGPENSILAELGYLYDMMDKAKGVVCRSANFQKLLTSLPSAKDLGLLRDSLATELSDSLAGLDIDYHGNAMEAENKIAVPGTDVPQAFNKFLLSKLIAEEVQKKINTTHSIALEELVGIRLSTETRSISSCGSYERGTSIVPSLDVTSPATNNTKYSNKKLSNQTVLPYIESSMNRIRHKRALCEKCQKLENIEQEQTVRNLPPLLSLNICLSSSEWDIAKTVKNWLAKDFYATLSKDRPILKLHPTDLKTNSAIFKYDLNAYVARVTDDMSEPHLVTYAKVFDPKTKQDKWFMFNDYLVIEVDEDEALDITPWWKTPEILIYSDAEELRKPFVPVSSFRIDDSVLYRDYFANGIREGVKKEYQHLTASEAPQPGSLVAMDAEFVILADEEVEISCRGQRTLIKPKKTALARISVLRGDDGDDFGVPFIDDYVVNTNHIENYLTRYSGIEPGDLDPETSNKTLVPRQMVYRKIWLLLQMGCVFVGHGLYNDFRNISIYVPPEQIRDTALYFLQGKRYLALRFLAHALLDADVQSGNHDSIEDAYTALVIYKKYLQLESSNLFENTLNQLYEEGRACGFKVPGDRSVAPM, from the coding sequence ATGAACAATTGGCAGCTGACATTCCAGTCACCGGTAGACTTGACAGAGCATCTAAGAAAGCCATACTTACTGTACGATGAGCGAGATAAGAACGTTACAAGAACCATGTTTGACGAGCATGCAAACCTCGTTTGGGCCGGGGACACATATGGAAGAATATCGTCTTACGACCCGTCATATTCGCTGTACACGAGATATGCTGGACACATTGGGGGGCTCCCGGTGGTGGATATGTTGAGCCACCCTGGGGGAGTCATGTCGCTCAGCGCAGATTCAATTCACTTCGCCAGCAGACAGGGCGTGACACGATTAAATCTGACCAGCGCAGATATAGCCCAACTTTGTGAGATGAAGGCCATGTGCTTCTCCTCTATTGCAGGAAATCACGTCTATTGCGCGGGTTCAAATTCTGGAAGTGGTATCATAGATATAGACTTACAGAAAGGCGCCCTTTTTAATAACATAGACTATGCGTCGAAGGTCAAGATGATGCGGTCCGACAACAAAACCATCCTTATAGGGAAACAGACGGGCACGATAGATCTCCTGGATCAAAGTAGTAATCAGCTTATCAGGTCATTTGCGGCGCACTCTGCTACAATATCTGACATGGATTTGCGAGACAACACGTTGGTAACGGTCGGCAAATCTAGGCGCTTTAATCAGATGTGCTCTGACCCGTTTGTTAACGTTTATGACCTTCGAATGATGCGGCAATTAACCCCGGTGGCTTTCTCTCACAACCAAAACATAGGCAGCTCAGGAAGCGCAGGCGCAGACTTTGTTCGGCTACACCCAGTTCTCCCAACAGTCATGACGGTGGCTTCTACTTCAGGAGCTTTTGATTTTATTGACCTAGCAGATCCAACTTTAAGGTCACAGTATTGCCACCCGTGCCATTCCATCTCTCAATTTCAACTTTCGCCCAGTGGAGACTACATAGCTGTGTTAGAACACGATAACACAATTAGCACTTGGAGTCGATCTGGCGGCATGTCGGGGTTCACGAACTCGTCAGCAATTCTCGAGTATCCTGACTACCCTGATGACGGTCCTCCGGGAAATGTGTCTGTTAATGACGAGAGCTATCCTTTAAGTTCAGTTGGAATGCCTTATTATTCCGAGAAACTTTTGTCCTCCTGGCCACACGTTATTTTCCGCAGCGGTGGAACACTTCCAAGGAAAATGCAAGATTCAGGAGGCCTGATTCAAACACCTTCTTCCCGTCTATTTCAGCTGAGTACTCACAACTCCCAAACCTATAGTTTGGTTCCCTACAATACCGCGAAGTATGGCAGGCGGAATGTTATGCGGCCTTATAAATCGTTGAGAGAAcggaagaaaaagctccTCATAACTGATGAGGATGGCACAGATAAGAGAGAACTTATGAGATACAAGGCTTTGAACGACTATGAGGTGCCACCCGCTTACACGAAACTTCAAATGGTCTACGGCAAATATGGAGTAGAGGACTTTGActttaaagctttcaacaaaactcaACTTTCTGGACTTGAGTGTGATATTGAAAACTCCTACACAAACGCAATATTGCAGCTATACCGATTTGTTCCGGAGTTCTACAACTTTGTTGTAAGTTGCCTGAGAGAAGAACCTGGTCCTGAGAACTCCATTCTGGCCGAATTGGGATATCTATATGACATGATGGACAAAGCCAAGGGCGTGGTGTGCCGCTCTGCGaacttccaaaagcttctgaCATCACTACCGTCTGCGAAAGACCTAGGTCTTTTAAGAGATTCTCTGGCCACAGAATTGTCAGACTCTTTAGCCGGACTTGATATTGATTACCATGGAAATGCAATGGAggcagaaaacaaaatcgcAGTTCCGGGAACGGATGTTCCTCAAGCTTTTAATAAGTTTTTGCTGTCCAAACTGATTGCTGAGGAGGTacaaaagaagatcaaTACTACGCATAGCATTGCATTAGAAGAGCTGGTTGGTATTAGGCTGTCAACGGAGACACGCTCGATATCATCTTGTGGTAGTTATGAAAGAGGTACAAGCATAGTACCATCTCTTGATGTTACGAGTCCCGCGACTAACAACACGAAATACTCAAATAAGAAGCTAAGCAACCAGACTGTGCTTCCCTATATCGAATCATCGATGAACCGCATTAGACACaagagagctctttgtgaaaaatgtcaaaagcttgaaaatatAGAGCAGGAACAAACAGTTCGGAATCTTCCACCTCTCTTATCTCTTAACATTTGTCTATCAAGCAGTGAATGGGATATCGCCAAGACGGTCAAAAATTGGCTTGCAAAAGATTTTTACGCTACGCTCTCCAAAGATAGGCCTATTTTGAAGTTACATCCTACTGATCTTAAAACCAACAGCgccattttcaaatatgACTTGAATGCTTATGTGGCACGTGTAACAGATGACATGTCCGAACCGCACCTTGTGACATATGCTAAGGTTTTTGATCCAAAAACGAAGCAGGACAAATGGTTTATGTTCAATGATTATCTTGTTATAGAAgtcgatgaagatgaagccTTAGATATTACACCATGGTGGAAAACACCTGAAATTCTGATATATTCAGATGCGGAGGAACTACGGAAACCATTTGTTCCAGTTTCTAGCTTTCGCATCGATGACAGTGTTTTGTACCGTGACTACTTTGCGAATGGTATCAGAGAGGGGGTCAAAAAAGAGTATCAGCATTTAACTGCCAGCGAAGCTCCGCAGCCAGGCTCACTAGTCGCAATGGATGCTGAGTTTGTGATTCTtgcagatgaagaagttgagatCAGTTGCAGGGGACAGCGGACGCTCAtcaaaccaaagaagacGGCTTTGGCGAGGATATCAGTGCTGCGAGGGGACGACGGTGATGATTTTGGTGTTCCATTTATTGACGATTACGTCGTTAACACTAACCATATTGAGAATTATCTCACTAGGTACAGCGGCATTGAACCCGGAGATCTTGACCCAGAAACAAGCAATAAAACTTTGGTTCCTCGCCAAATGGTATATCGTAAAATCTGGCTCTTGCTCCAAATGGGAtgtgtttttgttggtCATGGGCTCTACAATGACTTCCGGAACATAAGTATTTATGTTCCGCCGGAGCAAATTCGTGATACAGCGCTCTACTTTCTTCAAGGCAAAAGGTACCTTGCGCTCAGATTCTTGGCCCATGCTTTACTAGACGCAGATGTTCAAAGCGGGAACCACGATTCGATTGAAGATGCCTACACGGCTCTCGTCATTTACAAAAAGTACCTTCAACTCGAAAGCTCTAATTTGTTCGAAAACACTCTAAATCAGCTTTACGAAGAAGGTAGGGCCTGCGGCTTCAAGGTTCCTGGTGACCGCTCAGTTGCGCCAATGTAG
- the TCO89 gene encoding Tco89p (weakly similar to uniprot|Q08921 Saccharomyces cerevisiae YPL180W TCO89 Tor Complex One), translating to MSVAQSRGRSLRLDSEFASAMNNKHTASNSGKKLRQFTTNSRSKSAASFKGLNKLRRVLSHDGALEIEDYAKERPDFMKKSKSSDSLSRKRAISGLSMTALGKVRSHPGHSSASDANGGSGSNSGQHHVGLRPHRGNSVKSVLALQGGDDELYEDHSTTDEEVEYFTDEEHEGQNGGQSLRARQQPRSRSRQKQNTSSNRVYDELQRSASRSSREDQTLRGSVKELSSSLGQGTVDTELLREDSNKTLGNNQLHYGVPSNLRDQDEDHIDNGDHINAGDHINNEDHINNEDHIGNGDHIDAGDHINNEDHIDQGNPDEDTINANSNIEIIANSLKRHGPSTRNDELIYGNDANTENATQNHSLQSTGRFSPVMILSQSTGVEKRFDRPANIAEDPTSQRFNSKDQDSENKVQSNNFNYINSDFTASYASSSISERQPQNVSKPDFSTSISSLSSHLHKPAQVTADNRTTSILHQRAPQASLPTNNGNSSRLEGHSSSANRLDPLSNFNNFSQFLQSETSGAVSRTQQKLWLQRESSIMDLSANNSGADTIFLASNIEVKREFERISREYTNVRRFSNPLNASLNRVVPRSKIEVKKHRSPFSQGDELSKVFKNEFSKDAKTFKEFCRENLNQKLDIDRVLARIWNQESEDFNKESELLGDNEPEGASSMPAGQRTHNRHSLRNNGPNSNTNHLRTVSSLQPTTRAVHRRMESALGQQQRL from the coding sequence ATGTCGGTTGCGCAATCCAGGGGTAGGAGCTTGCGTTTAGATTCAGAGTTCGCAAGCGCTATGAACAATAAGCATACCGCTTCAAACAGTGGGAAAAAACTGCGGCAATTCACGACAAATTCACGAAGCAAGAGTGCAGCTAGCTTTAAAGGGTTGAATAAGCTAAGAAGAGTTCTGAGCCATGACGGGGCTCTGGAGATTGAGGACTATGCGAAAGAAAGACCAGATTTTATGAAAAAGTCCAAAAGCAGCGACTCGCTCTCTCGAAAAAGAGCGATAAGCGGACTGAGTATGACCGCTCTGGGGAAGGTGCGGTCACACCCAGGACATTCAAGTGCGAGCGATGCGAACGGAGGGTCCGGCAGCAATAGCGGACAGCATCATGTTGGCCTCCGGCCGCATAGAGGAAATAGCGTCAAATCGGTGCTGGCCCTCCAAGGCGGAGACGACGAGCTGTACGAGGACCACTCAACAACCGACGAAGAAGTAGAGTATTTTACAGATGAAGAACATGAAGGACAGAATGGTGGGCAGAGCCTTAGGGCGCGACAGCAGCCGCGGTCACGCTCGaggcaaaaacaaaatactAGCAGTAATCGCGTGTACGACGAGCTACAGCGTTCGGCGTCAAGGAGCTCGCGAGAGGACCAAACACTTAGAGGAAGtgtcaaagagctctcaagttctttgggTCAGGGGACTGTTGACACAGAACTTCTCAGGGAGGACAGTAACAAGACTTTAGGCAACAATCAACTGCACTACGGCGTACCCTCGAACCTGAGGGACCAGGACGAAGATCACATAGATAATGGGGACCACATAAACGCTGGCGACCACATAAACAATGAAGACCATATAAACAATGAAGACCACATAGGTAATGGAGACCACATAGACGCTGGTGACCACATAAACAACGAAGACCACATTGACCAAGGCAACCCAGACGAAGACACCATAAATGCCAACAGCAACATAGAAATTATTGCCAATAGCCTTAAGCGACACGGCCCATCAACGAGAAACGATGAGCTAATCTACGGCAACGACGCAAACACCGAAAATGCAACCCAAAACCACAGTCTCCAAAGCACTGGTCGGTTCAGTCCTGTAATGATTTTATCACAGTCGACTGGTGTTGAAAAGCGGTTTGACAGGCCTGCTAACATTGCCGAAGATCCGACTTCACAAAGGTTTAATAGTAAAGATCAAGACTCCGAAAACAAGGTTCAATCCAACAATTTCAATTACATCAATAGTGATTTCACCGCATCATACGCTTCAAGTAGCATATCAGAGCGTCAACCTCAGAATGTTTCGAAGCCCGACTTCTCAACCTCAATATCGAGCTTGTCTAGCCACCTGCACAAACCTGCACAGGTTACTGCCGATAACCGTACAACCAGCATACTCCACCAACGTGCTCCTCAAGCTTCCTTACCCACCAATAATGGGAACAGCTCTCGATTGGAAGGTCATTCTTCTAGCGCAAACCGCTTAGACCCGCTTTCGAACTTTAACAACTTCTCACAGTTTCTTCAATCGGAAACTAGTGGAGCAGTATCGCGCACGCAGCAAAAGCTTTGGCTTCAGCGTGAAAGCTCCATAATGGACTTATCTGCAAATAACTCTGGGGCTGACACTATTTTCCTGGCTTCTAATATTGAAGTGAAAAGGGAATTCGAAAGAATCTCAAGAGAATACACGAATGTTAGAAGGTTTAGCAACCCCCTCAATGCGTCGCTCAACAGAGTCGTTCCCCGAAGCAAAATTGAGGTTAAAAAACACCGCTCACCATTTTCACAAGGAGATGAACtctcaaaagttttcaagaatgaaTTCTCCAAAGACGCGAAAACATTCAAGGAGTTTTGTAGAGAAAACCTGAATCAAAAATTGGATATTGATCGCGTGCTTGCAAGAATCTGGAATCAAGAGAGCgaagacttcaacaaagaaTCTGAATTATTAGGCGATAATGAACCAGAAGGTGCATCATCAATGCCGGCTGGTCAGCGGACGCATAACCGCCATTCACTTCGAAATAATGGACCAAATAGCAACACGAACCACCTGCGGACGGTAAGTTCTTTGCAGCCGACGACAAGGGCCGTCCATCGGCGGATGGAAAGCGCTTTGGGTCAACAGCAGCGGCTATGA
- the CTI6 gene encoding Cti6p (similar to uniprot|Q6B1X3 Saccharomyces cerevisiae YPL181W CTI6 Protein that relieves transcriptional repression by binding to the Cyc8p-Tup1p corepressor and recruiting the SAGA complex to the repressed promoter contains a PHD finger domain), which translates to MTKVQDPAKQDEVAAPQEVKAEDVPKADEEDEEEEGETRCVCGEVDPPDDSGLYIQCEECSVWQHGFCVGITEGEDSAPDKYWCERCRPDLHHLYDTDLGEHRSAYQPVQQNKRQNRRLRREDVPSVESGVEDEEAVKSESSKTSLPAEAPKPRKRHQRRKDSASGLPTTIQGGRRDSNEDRRSLDRRRATSSAREEKQYQLMLEKALKESRRTSQHGDESDVPVLPDGIHGKHEADEEAVIETEASEPPKKRSKLNTPSGTPPTSSEDETRRRGKRGPQRKLKSRSNSRPSSNDNNCNGSDIGINKPIKPRIPTQRTSINEMRRRVSAILEFISRTQVELSQDQIEKQQLTEFVENEDFIKKVDSIYSNYDESLKMMDDLTRKLLLWEKKYALDQ; encoded by the coding sequence ATGACCAAGGTCCAGGACCCAGCCAAGCAGGACGAGGTGGCAGCGCCACAAGAAGTCAAGGCCGAAGACGTGCCGAAGGCagacgaagaggacgaggaggaggagggCGAGACCAGATGCGTATGCGGGGAGGTTGACCCTCCCGATGACTCGGGGCTGTATATCCAGTGCGAAGAGTGCAGCGTATGGCAGCATGGGTTTTGTGTAGGAATCACCGAGGGCGAGGACAGCGCGCCGGACAAGTACTGGTGCGAGAGGTGCCGGCCCGACTTGCACCATCTCTACGACACAGATCTCGGAGAGCATCGGTCCGCGTACCAGCCGGTGCAGCAGAACAAGCGCCAGAACCGCCGGTTGCGGCGTGAGGATGTGCCCTCCGTGGAGAGCGGGGTGGAGGATGAGGAGGCCGTGAAGTCTGAAAGCTCGAAGACGTCGCTGCCGGCGGAGGCCCCCAAGCCACGCAAGCGGCACCAGCGGCGCAAAGACTCGGCGAGCGGGCTGCCTACGACGATCCAAGGCGGTAGGCGTGACTCCAACGAGGACCGCAGGTCGCTGGACCGGCGCCGCGCCACCTCTTCCGCCCGCGAGGAGAAGCAGTACCAGCTGATGTTGGAAAAGGCCCTCAAGGAGAGCAGGCGCACCTCGCAGCACGGAGACGAATCCGATGTACCAGTTCTTCCGGATGGCATTCACGGGAAGCACGAGGCGGATGAGGAGGCCGTGATCGAAACTGAGGCCTCAGAGCCGCCTAAGAAACGCAGCAAGCTCAACACGCCCTCTGGCACACCGCCCACGTCCTCCGAAGACGAAACAAGGCGCAGAGGCAAGCGCGGACCCCAGCGcaagctcaaaagcagGAGCAACTCGCGACCCTCTTCCAACGACAACAACTGCAACGGCTCCGATATTGGCATAAACAAGCCCATTAAGCCTAGAATACCAACGCAAAGAACCTCAATCAACGAAATGAGGCGGCGCGTCAGTGCCATCCTGGAGTTTATCTCTAGAACCCAGGTCGAACTTTCTCAGGACCAGATCgagaagcagcagctcacGGAGTTCGTGGAAAACGAAGACTTTATCAAAAAGGTGGACTCTATCTACAGTAATTATGATGAAAGCCTGAAAATGATGGACGATCTGACGCGAAAACTACTTTTATGGGAGAAGAAGTACGCGCTGGACCAATAA
- the VPS45 gene encoding Vps45p (similar to uniprot|P38932 Saccharomyces cerevisiae YGL095C VPS45 Protein of the Sec1p family essential for vacuolar protein sorting required for the function of both Pep12p and the early endosome/late Golgi SNARE Tlg2p), producing MNLFQVSDFYIDRIVNSKSKSVLNGSLDKPRIKALLLDKDTTGTISMCTTQSELLEHEVYLIDTLENQNRDVMRHLKCLVYAKPTDETIEHLVKELQDPKYGEYQIFFNNTVAKTQLERLAESDDLEVVSKVEEVFQDYQVLNQDLFSLDVRSSKLFSHQMIWEPSGLADTTHSLISLLLSLKVKPLIRYEAGSRLTSKLAKEVMQEIHKNERALFDFPVMDSPPQLLILDRHQDPLTPLLQPWTYQSMINEYIGIKRNVVDLSKVPDIDDSLEQVVLSSKQDPFFHDTMYLNFGELGDKVKQYVSSYKDKTKSNAQINTIEDIKQFIGKFPEFKKLSGNVSKHMAIVSELDRQLQVQHIWDVSEVEQNISAHMGDSQVYQDLKGVLSDERVSGFHKLKLACIYSLRNATSPHMNEISATLAANVSPEELNFFHHFNSVFQTRTKSANTGKEREDLISELAKKFNQKGQHKSDNVFMQHVPDLSAILSDLSKNKLPEDRFPFLEKPGARTFCQDVIIFHVGGTTFEEARIVHEFNSGMAGDGGGKIRTILGGTTILNTREFLNDCREVGQGSTELTDLL from the coding sequence ATGAATCTATTCCAAGTTTCGGATTTCTATATCGACCGGATTGTGaactcaaagtcaaagtctGTCCTCAATGGCTCTCTCGACAAGCCTAGAATCAAAGCTCTGCTTTTGGATAAAGACACCACAGGAACAATTTCCATGTGTACAACGCAGTCAGAGCTTCTAGAGCACGAGGTCTACCTAATAGATACCCTTGAAAACCAGAACCGTGATGTGATGCGTCACCTTAAATGCCTTGTGTACGCCAAGCCCACCGACGAGACTATCGAGCATTTGGTAAAGGAGCTGCAGGACCCTAAGTATGGCGAGTAccagatcttcttcaacaacacTGTAGCCAAAACGCAACTCGAAAGGTTAGCTGAGAGCGATGACCTGGAAGTGGTTAGCAAGGTGGAGGAAGTGTTTCAAGATTACCAGGTTTTGAACCAGGATCTGTTCTCTTTGGACGTGAGAAGCTCAAAGCTCTTCTCCCACCAGATGATTTGGGAACCGTCTGGACTAGCAGACACCACCCACAGTTTGATCTCTCTTCTactctctttgaaagttaaGCCCCTGATACGGTACGAGGCCGGCAGCAGGCTGACTTCTAAACTGGCTAAAGAGGTCATGCAGGAGATTCACAAAAATGAGAGAGCTCTTTTCGACTTTCCGGTGATGGACTCGCCTCCTCAACTTCTGATACTCGACCGTCACCAAGATCCTCTCACCCCGCTGCTCCAACCATGGACCTACCAATCCATGATAAATGAATATATCGGAATAAAGCGGAACGTCGTTGACCTTTCAAAGGTTCCAGACATTGATGACTCTTTGGAGCAAGTAGTGTTGTCATCGAAACAAGACCCGTTCTTTCACGATACCATGTACCTCAACTTTGGAGAGCTGGGAGACAAAGTTAAACAGTACGTTTCCAGTTACAAAGATAAAACAAAATCGAACGCCCAAATCAACACCATTGAGGACATCAAACAGTTCATCGGCAAATTTCCggagttcaaaaaactctCGGGTAATGTCTCCAAACACATGGCGATTGTCAGCGAGCTTGACCGTCAACTGCAGGTTCAGCACATATGGGACGTGAGCGAAGTTGAGCAAAACATATCGGCACATATGGGTGATTCGCAAGTCTATCAAGACTTGAAAGGCGTTCTTTCCGACGAAAGAGTTAGCGGGTTCCACAAGTTGAAACTTGCTTGTATATATTCCTTGAGAAACGCAACGAGCCCTCACATGAACGAAATTTCGGCGACACTGGCAGCAAACGTCTCTCCCGAGGAGCTTAACTTCTTCCATCACTTTAACAGTGTTTTCCAAACTCGCACAAAAAGTGCAAATACCGGcaaagagagagaagaCTTGATAAGTGAACTagccaagaagttcaatCAGAAGGGGCAACATAAATCGGACAACGTGTTTATGCAGCACGTCCCAGATCTGTCGGCCATCCTCAGTGACTtgtcaaaaaacaaactgCCTGAAGACAGGTTTCCGTTTCTCGAAAAGCCCGGCGCCCGGACTTTCTGCCAGGATGTAATTATTTTCCACGTTGGCGGCACAACTTTCGAGGAGGCGCGCATTGTACATGAATTTAACAGCGGCATGGCTGGCGATGGGGGAGGAAAGATACGAACCATTTTAGGAGGGACCACTATTTTAAACACTcgagagtttttgaacgaCTGTCGCGAGGTTGGACAGGGGAGCACAGAATTAACCGATCTTTTATAA